The Blautia hydrogenotrophica DSM 10507 genome window below encodes:
- a CDS encoding DUF3786 domain-containing protein, with amino-acid sequence MGEEKNLTAANAISNYEKVYEYFRERLLKVDHYKIAEKLLLDIDEENIYIPYFHKKYAWIRTTGQIIPCEEEAPLEMSDRLLMMHHLYYYQDTAMPSTDKVPFREIRQAACFEGAYQKLALRPIVETFSGHPEKFKERAKVLGGRLEKYGDVSVTFQAFPTIEITVIFWDGDEEFPASANMLFDRNITQWIHPESVPGLAETASHWLTGLPREGV; translated from the coding sequence ATGGGAGAGGAGAAAAATTTGACGGCGGCGAATGCAATTTCTAATTATGAGAAGGTCTATGAGTATTTCAGGGAAAGACTGTTGAAGGTAGATCACTATAAAATCGCTGAAAAACTCTTGCTAGATATTGACGAGGAAAATATTTATATCCCTTACTTTCATAAAAAATATGCATGGATCAGAACAACAGGTCAGATTATACCCTGTGAAGAGGAAGCACCTCTAGAAATGAGTGACCGATTGCTGATGATGCATCATCTGTATTATTATCAAGACACAGCAATGCCGAGCACGGACAAAGTCCCATTCCGTGAGATTCGTCAGGCGGCCTGTTTTGAAGGTGCCTATCAGAAACTGGCTCTGCGTCCGATTGTGGAGACTTTTTCAGGACATCCTGAGAAATTTAAGGAGCGGGCGAAAGTGTTGGGAGGGAGACTTGAGAAATATGGAGATGTCAGTGTGACTTTCCAAGCCTTCCCCACTATAGAAATTACAGTGATTTTCTGGGATGGAGATGAGGAGTTTCCGGCGTCTGCGAACATGCTTTTTGACCGTAATATCACACAGTGGATTCATCCAGAGAGTGTTCCGGGACTGGCAGAGACTGCGTCTCACTGGCTGACCGGTCTGCCAAGAGAAGGAGTGTGA
- a CDS encoding pyridoxal phosphate-dependent aminotransferase produces the protein MNNQLFSDYVGITRYAGVPTEQTTGRLHYNENLYGPSPQCMETLNSLTLEDISLYESNEKDELLEALSAETKIPVENLFLNNGSAENIKSILSVFTKRGDTILLPDPGWSYYTGIANYKFLNIVLYKIKEGSTKCYHDVSQIKELAYVHQPKVIFITTPAMPTGNKIFDEDLLDIIHSFPDTLILVDEAYLGFSEYTLDPVKIIETYDNVVFSRTFSKYYGLANLRIGYGFASTALKNILWLDMPLHRLPHVNKRMAIAALQDKEYYLAITEELLKTRDQFSARLNNIENVKVYESDANFVYVRLIGYDVEKIKKITDGAGYLIRIFTSNNEKYLRITIGTKEIMDAFTDVLVEAILASKL, from the coding sequence ATGAACAATCAACTATTTTCAGACTATGTCGGCATTACCAGGTATGCAGGCGTCCCTACCGAGCAGACAACAGGAAGACTGCATTACAATGAGAATTTATATGGACCCTCACCTCAATGCATGGAAACTTTGAACTCACTGACTCTGGAAGATATCAGTCTATATGAGTCCAATGAGAAAGATGAACTGCTGGAAGCGCTGTCTGCCGAGACTAAAATCCCTGTAGAGAACCTATTTTTAAACAATGGTTCTGCGGAAAACATCAAATCCATCCTCAGTGTATTTACAAAACGTGGAGACACTATCCTGCTGCCAGATCCAGGCTGGAGCTACTACACAGGTATCGCGAATTACAAATTTCTCAATATCGTCCTGTACAAAATCAAGGAAGGCAGTACCAAATGTTATCATGATGTCTCTCAAATCAAAGAACTGGCTTACGTCCACCAGCCAAAAGTAATTTTTATCACCACACCGGCCATGCCTACCGGCAATAAGATTTTTGATGAAGACCTGCTAGATATCATCCATTCTTTCCCTGACACACTGATTCTGGTAGACGAAGCTTATTTAGGATTTTCAGAGTATACTCTAGATCCTGTAAAAATCATCGAGACCTATGATAATGTAGTTTTTTCCCGTACATTCTCCAAATATTACGGTCTTGCCAACCTGCGTATCGGCTATGGCTTTGCCTCAACTGCACTGAAAAATATTCTGTGGCTGGACATGCCCCTTCACCGTCTGCCTCACGTCAACAAACGAATGGCAATAGCAGCACTTCAGGACAAAGAATACTACCTCGCCATCACTGAGGAACTCCTGAAAACCCGCGACCAATTTTCCGCCCGTCTAAACAACATAGAGAATGTAAAGGTATATGAATCTGACGCAAACTTTGTCTACGTCCGTTTGATCGGATATGACGTAGAAAAAATCAAAAAAATCACCGATGGTGCCGGATATCTGATACGAATATTTACCAGCAACAATGAAAAATATCTAAGAATCACCATCGGCACCAAAGAAATTATGGATGCTTTCACCGACGTTCTTGTGGAGGCCATTCTTGCTTCAAAACTGTAA
- a CDS encoding PTS sugar transporter subunit IIA, whose amino-acid sequence MIHYVSGTVEKDMIGLIICSHGSVSRGLAEAVSMVYGSCSNLAYLGLEESDDIESWGNELADLTRIFPKGCIVLVDLFGGTPCNQFLAKTASDSSSKTCAVAGVNLGMVLEALEYRETNELEELAAILTESGRNAVVNISEKWNNRRG is encoded by the coding sequence ATGATACATTATGTTTCAGGGACAGTGGAGAAGGATATGATTGGACTAATCATCTGTAGTCATGGAAGTGTCTCCAGAGGATTGGCAGAGGCGGTATCGATGGTTTATGGTTCCTGTTCGAATCTGGCTTATTTAGGTCTGGAAGAATCAGACGATATAGAGTCCTGGGGAAACGAGCTGGCCGATCTTACACGTATCTTTCCCAAGGGATGCATCGTATTGGTAGACTTGTTCGGCGGCACACCGTGCAATCAGTTTCTTGCGAAAACTGCCAGTGATTCATCTTCTAAGACTTGTGCAGTGGCAGGCGTGAATTTGGGGATGGTGTTGGAAGCTCTTGAGTACAGGGAGACAAATGAACTGGAAGAACTGGCTGCAATTTTGACAGAATCGGGCAGAAACGCAGTCGTAAACATTTCTGAAAAATGGAATAACAGGAGAGGGTAG
- a CDS encoding YitT family protein produces MPQIKFNHLFRIGLILAGNTLYAIGVVIFLLPSHIITGGTTGLALFFHHYLGISVSGFVLVFNLIMFILGLFFLGKAFALTTLISTFYYPFILGIFQKIPALQTITQDKMISAVFAGLFIGISIGMVIRAGASTGGMDIPPLILNKKLGWSVSVVLYILDFTILLLQMLFSNTEEILYGLILVMIYTLVLDKVLLMGSSQTQVKIISQKYLSINDAIIHRLDRGSTLIQAETGYLNHSCPVILTVISNRELVHLNKLVLEIDPQAFMIVNKVNEVRGPGFTADKIYLNK; encoded by the coding sequence ATGCCTCAGATCAAATTTAATCATCTGTTTCGAATCGGCCTGATATTGGCCGGTAATACCCTCTACGCCATTGGAGTGGTTATTTTTTTGCTTCCCAGCCATATTATCACAGGAGGCACCACGGGACTGGCCCTATTTTTCCATCACTATCTTGGAATCTCCGTCTCAGGTTTTGTCCTGGTCTTCAACTTGATTATGTTTATCCTAGGACTTTTCTTCTTGGGTAAAGCTTTCGCTCTCACTACTTTAATCAGTACCTTCTATTATCCGTTTATCCTGGGAATCTTTCAGAAAATACCTGCCTTGCAGACTATCACGCAGGACAAAATGATCTCTGCTGTCTTCGCAGGCCTTTTCATTGGAATCAGCATCGGAATGGTTATCCGTGCCGGGGCTTCCACCGGTGGAATGGACATACCGCCTTTAATCCTCAATAAAAAACTGGGATGGTCTGTCTCTGTAGTCCTCTACATCTTGGATTTTACTATTTTGCTTCTCCAAATGTTGTTCTCCAACACCGAGGAGATCCTCTACGGTCTCATTCTCGTGATGATTTATACCTTGGTACTAGATAAAGTTTTACTGATGGGTAGTTCTCAGACACAGGTAAAAATCATAAGTCAAAAATATCTCTCCATCAATGACGCCATCATCCACCGTTTAGACCGGGGTTCTACATTGATTCAGGCCGAGACAGGTTATCTAAACCATTCCTGTCCCGTGATACTCACGGTAATTTCTAACCGGGAACTTGTTCACCTGAATAAATTAGTGCTGGAAATCGATCCCCAGGCTTTCATGATTGTCAATAAAGTAAACGAGGTCCGCGGACCAGGGTTTACTGCCGATAAAATATACTTAAACAAATAA
- a CDS encoding PTS system mannose/fructose/sorbose family transporter subunit IID codes for MAFYSNGNSYERYQANGIVATMLPCLKKIYKDDSEGLHEAMERTSELFNAEDMTAALPVGILLSMEEQKAKGVPIESEMISETKAALFPPMAAVGDTLNWATIVPVMLALMCPYALSGAWWPPLVVIAVGALLCNSQAYILMHMGYNLGNRAIKDLVQSGLINKIMSFFTVMGMFVIGGMISSLVSVTCPITISSSDVSFALQSDLFDALMPNLLTLIATLIIFSLCKKENVSVLKIIYGTMVIGIVLGAVGVIA; via the coding sequence TTGGCTTTTTACTCGAATGGAAACAGTTATGAGAGGTATCAGGCAAATGGTATCGTTGCGACTATGCTTCCTTGCCTGAAGAAGATATACAAAGATGATAGCGAAGGACTTCATGAAGCAATGGAGAGAACTTCTGAGTTGTTTAACGCAGAAGATATGACGGCGGCACTGCCAGTCGGAATTCTCCTCTCCATGGAAGAACAAAAAGCAAAGGGTGTACCTATTGAGAGTGAGATGATCTCGGAGACCAAGGCAGCGTTATTTCCGCCAATGGCTGCGGTGGGCGATACTCTGAACTGGGCGACGATTGTTCCGGTTATGCTGGCTTTAATGTGTCCATATGCTTTGTCTGGCGCGTGGTGGCCGCCTTTGGTAGTGATAGCAGTGGGAGCTTTGCTGTGCAATTCACAAGCGTATATTCTCATGCATATGGGGTATAATCTTGGTAACAGAGCGATTAAGGATTTGGTACAAAGTGGGTTAATCAATAAGATTATGTCATTCTTCACAGTTATGGGGATGTTTGTCATCGGAGGGATGATCAGTTCTCTGGTATCTGTGACTTGTCCGATTACGATTAGCAGCAGCGATGTCTCCTTTGCTTTGCAGTCTGATTTGTTCGATGCACTGATGCCGAATTTACTTACTTTGATTGCGACCCTAATTATCTTCTCATTGTGTAAGAAGGAAAATGTCAGTGTGTTGAAAATTATTTACGGAACAATGGTCATAGGCATTGTGTTAGGTGCCGTTGGAGTTATCGCATAA
- the tadA gene encoding tRNA adenosine(34) deaminase TadA, which translates to MTEQEKYMREAIRQAKKAWALDEVPIGCVIVFDGKIIARGYNRRNTDRNTLSHAELNAIKKASKKLGDWRLEGCTMYVTLEPCQMCAGAIVQARIDEVVIGSMNPKAGCAGSVLNLLDIPQFNHQVKITRGILQEECSALLSDFFRELRKRKKEQKKDTL; encoded by the coding sequence ATGACAGAACAGGAAAAATATATGAGAGAAGCAATCCGGCAGGCGAAGAAAGCGTGGGCGCTGGATGAGGTGCCGATAGGCTGTGTGATTGTCTTCGACGGGAAAATTATCGCTAGAGGCTATAACCGCCGGAATACGGATAGAAATACCTTGTCTCATGCAGAATTAAACGCAATTAAAAAGGCCAGTAAAAAGCTGGGAGACTGGAGATTGGAAGGGTGTACCATGTATGTCACGCTAGAACCCTGCCAAATGTGTGCAGGTGCGATTGTGCAGGCGAGGATTGATGAGGTGGTGATTGGCAGCATGAATCCCAAAGCGGGATGTGCGGGGTCTGTGCTGAATTTACTGGATATTCCCCAGTTTAACCACCAGGTTAAAATAACGAGAGGGATTTTGCAGGAAGAATGCTCTGCCCTCTTGAGTGATTTTTTCAGAGAGCTCCGAAAAAGAAAAAAGGAACAAAAAAAAGACACCCTTTAG
- a CDS encoding DUF6128 domain-containing protein: MSKYRRFVAYVYEYQKQKKGNNRGFVRVENKEEVCDFQINLRCPGLIGQLPCRIYGFVRGENKMIGILLKECVTQTDGVQWEFEVQDGRMGRSQKSLNDFGGMVLLVEGGGFYGTEWDDLGIVPEHFQEEGQEEVTDTYAEEVERTISEGQTQKEEAKNQEAVRSETVQPETVRVEAVQENLETEKEEILPVLRKIPEPDDWEKDEEEEEEGVTVTGVTAEKFEPFEDGEIVECRKIEPEQFTVLHRRDWVLKNNRFLLYGYYHFGYLIVGKIRGRSQYVLGVPGMYDQQERFMANMFGFPHFKQSSAVELPAGKGGYWYRLINPPNFDQGNRS, encoded by the coding sequence ATGTCAAAGTATCGGCGATTTGTCGCGTATGTCTATGAATACCAGAAACAAAAAAAGGGAAACAACCGGGGATTTGTAAGAGTAGAAAATAAAGAAGAAGTCTGTGACTTTCAGATCAATCTTCGGTGTCCAGGGCTTATAGGCCAGCTCCCTTGCCGTATTTACGGATTTGTACGGGGAGAAAACAAAATGATAGGAATATTGTTGAAGGAATGTGTGACACAGACGGATGGAGTCCAGTGGGAATTTGAAGTGCAGGACGGCCGGATGGGGCGGAGTCAAAAAAGCCTAAATGATTTTGGGGGAATGGTGCTTCTGGTGGAAGGCGGAGGCTTCTACGGTACGGAGTGGGATGATCTAGGGATTGTGCCGGAACATTTTCAAGAGGAAGGACAAGAGGAGGTCACGGATACATACGCAGAGGAAGTAGAACGGACAATCTCAGAAGGCCAGACACAAAAAGAAGAGGCAAAAAATCAGGAGGCGGTGCGATCTGAGACAGTCCAGCCTGAAACAGTGCGGGTTGAGGCAGTCCAGGAGAATTTGGAGACGGAGAAAGAAGAGATTCTTCCGGTGCTCCGAAAAATTCCAGAACCTGATGATTGGGAAAAAGATGAGGAAGAAGAGGAAGAGGGAGTCACCGTGACGGGAGTCACAGCAGAGAAGTTTGAGCCTTTTGAGGATGGAGAAATCGTAGAGTGTAGAAAGATCGAGCCGGAGCAGTTTACGGTTTTGCACCGAAGGGACTGGGTTTTAAAAAATAATCGTTTTCTACTGTATGGATACTACCACTTTGGATATCTGATTGTCGGTAAGATTCGAGGGCGTAGTCAATATGTGCTGGGAGTTCCGGGGATGTATGACCAGCAGGAACGGTTTATGGCGAATATGTTTGGTTTTCCGCATTTTAAACAGAGTTCTGCCGTGGAGTTGCCCGCGGGAAAAGGTGGATATTGGTACCGGCTAATCAATCCCCCGAATTTCGACCAGGGGAATCGTTCTTAA
- a CDS encoding cyclic-di-AMP receptor, protein MKLILAVLCKEDKYDTIEALNKNGFFVTELATTGGFLKHKNTTLLIGIENDQTDEVLQILKEQASHRKTVKYTSTHLESGNICPAANCAVPVTVEMGGCTVFVLSMETLAKF, encoded by the coding sequence ATGAAACTAATCCTGGCAGTTCTCTGCAAAGAAGATAAATACGACACAATCGAGGCTCTCAACAAAAACGGCTTTTTTGTCACGGAGCTGGCTACCACTGGTGGATTTTTAAAACACAAAAATACCACACTCTTAATCGGAATCGAAAACGATCAGACCGATGAAGTTCTCCAAATCCTAAAGGAACAAGCTTCCCACCGAAAAACCGTCAAATACACTTCCACTCACTTAGAAAGTGGCAACATCTGTCCTGCTGCCAACTGTGCGGTCCCAGTAACTGTTGAGATGGGCGGCTGTACCGTATTTGTTCTAAGCATGGAGACTCTCGCGAAGTTTTAA
- a CDS encoding anaerobic ribonucleoside-triphosphate reductase activating protein, giving the protein MKICGLNKTTLLDYPGKVAATVFLGGCNFRCPFCHNSSLVLHENQQPEISQEDVLNFLKKRRGILDGVCITGGEPTLQKALPDFLSQIKELGYHIKLDTNGSHPQIIKTLWESHLIDKVAMDIKTSKASYPLLTGLDYVNLEDICESIEFLMSCGIDYEFRTTVVRELHQSKDFLSISQWLAGAKAYYLQAYQDSEEVITPGFSSYTRTELEEFRNILLRTIPLVEIRGID; this is encoded by the coding sequence ATGAAGATTTGCGGTCTGAATAAAACCACACTCCTAGATTATCCTGGGAAAGTAGCCGCGACAGTTTTTCTTGGGGGCTGCAATTTCCGCTGTCCATTTTGTCACAACAGCTCTCTGGTACTGCATGAAAATCAGCAGCCGGAAATATCTCAGGAAGATGTTTTAAATTTTCTCAAAAAAAGAAGGGGGATTCTGGACGGTGTATGCATCACCGGCGGAGAACCCACCTTGCAAAAAGCTTTGCCTGATTTCCTAAGTCAAATCAAGGAACTCGGCTACCATATAAAATTAGACACTAATGGTTCCCACCCTCAGATCATCAAGACACTCTGGGAAAGCCATTTGATCGACAAAGTCGCCATGGATATCAAAACCTCTAAGGCTTCCTATCCCTTGCTCACAGGTCTGGATTACGTAAATCTAGAGGATATCTGCGAATCTATCGAATTTCTCATGTCCTGTGGAATCGACTATGAGTTCCGCACCACTGTCGTCCGAGAGCTACACCAGTCTAAAGATTTCCTCTCCATCAGCCAGTGGCTGGCCGGGGCAAAAGCTTACTATCTGCAAGCCTACCAGGACTCGGAAGAAGTCATAACACCTGGATTTTCCAGCTACACAAGAACAGAATTGGAAGAATTTCGCAATATTCTATTAAGAACGATTCCCCTGGTCGAAATTCGGGGGATTGATTAG
- a CDS encoding DeoR/GlpR family DNA-binding transcription regulator: MPKEINKEIESQILDYLNEHEKLSTTDAVELFQLSESTIRRMFTRLENQKKVVRVYGGIILAEQDTHYRYEFVRQKNKEQKRAIGRYATKLIDGNDFIFMDCGTTTAYMANAISTAIREHRLSNSLHVVTNSLINLEILNSCCNVTLVGGKLFEERKSTADVLAINFLSQFHFSKAFLGADGMSFEHGFSTDNIYTCQLSRTAMLLSQKSYVLLDSSKIDQPSYVNYGGLDEVTGIITDDKITLEQQKLFFSYPLELHIAH, encoded by the coding sequence ATGCCAAAAGAGATAAATAAAGAGATAGAATCCCAAATTTTAGATTATTTGAACGAACATGAGAAACTCTCAACTACGGATGCAGTGGAATTGTTCCAGCTGTCGGAATCCACCATTCGCCGAATGTTCACAAGACTAGAAAACCAAAAAAAAGTCGTGCGTGTCTACGGCGGTATCATTCTGGCAGAGCAGGATACCCATTACCGTTATGAGTTTGTGCGCCAAAAAAACAAAGAACAAAAGAGAGCCATTGGAAGATATGCAACAAAGCTGATAGACGGTAACGATTTTATCTTCATGGACTGTGGAACAACCACCGCCTACATGGCAAATGCTATTTCCACCGCCATCCGGGAACACCGTCTATCCAACAGTCTCCATGTGGTCACAAACTCTCTGATTAACTTGGAGATTCTCAATTCCTGCTGTAATGTAACTTTAGTGGGGGGAAAATTATTTGAAGAGCGCAAGAGCACCGCAGATGTACTGGCCATCAACTTTTTGTCCCAATTTCATTTCTCAAAGGCCTTCCTCGGGGCGGATGGAATGAGTTTTGAGCATGGATTTTCCACGGACAATATCTACACCTGTCAATTATCTCGGACAGCTATGCTGCTCTCTCAGAAGTCCTATGTACTTCTTGATTCATCAAAGATCGATCAGCCATCCTACGTCAATTACGGCGGCCTAGACGAAGTCACCGGAATTATCACCGATGACAAGATCACTTTAGAACAGCAGAAATTGTTCTTCAGCTATCCTCTTGAGCTGCACATTGCCCACTGA
- a CDS encoding PTS sugar transporter subunit IIB — MGKIVLTRIDNRMIHGQVASGWIGKSNAGKIVVVDTVTADNEMMRDLLFLAVPVGVKFSVYTREEAIKEYQKNEFGTETIMLIFKNIQTACECYQAGIKFTSLQIGGTGVRKGAQVLEGPITITQEEYRQLEEIHAAGAEIYLQQTVQSKSTKWDEAKRKVKF; from the coding sequence ATGGGGAAAATAGTGTTAACCAGGATTGATAATCGTATGATTCATGGCCAGGTCGCCAGTGGATGGATTGGAAAATCCAATGCTGGGAAAATCGTAGTGGTGGATACAGTGACGGCAGACAATGAGATGATGAGAGATCTTCTGTTTCTAGCTGTGCCAGTGGGTGTTAAATTTTCCGTCTATACGAGAGAGGAAGCGATAAAAGAATATCAGAAAAACGAGTTTGGCACGGAGACGATCATGTTGATCTTTAAGAATATTCAGACGGCCTGTGAGTGTTATCAAGCTGGAATAAAGTTCACATCCCTTCAGATTGGAGGAACCGGCGTGAGAAAGGGAGCACAGGTTCTAGAAGGCCCGATCACGATTACACAGGAAGAGTATCGGCAACTGGAAGAAATTCATGCAGCAGGTGCAGAAATCTATCTTCAACAGACCGTGCAGAGCAAATCTACGAAATGGGATGAGGCAAAGAGGAAAGTGAAATTTTAA
- the spoVG gene encoding septation regulator SpoVG has product MNITDVRVRKVAKEGKMKAVVSITIDDEFVVHDIKVIDGEKGLFIAMPSRKAADGEYRDIAHPINSDTRERIQKIILKKFEEVMEAEPEMVQADA; this is encoded by the coding sequence ATGAATATAACCGACGTGCGTGTAAGAAAAGTAGCAAAAGAAGGAAAGATGAAAGCAGTGGTATCAATTACAATTGATGATGAGTTTGTGGTACATGATATCAAAGTGATTGACGGCGAAAAGGGCTTGTTTATAGCAATGCCCAGCCGCAAGGCCGCGGACGGCGAGTACAGAGATATTGCACATCCGATTAATTCAGATACCCGTGAGAGAATACAAAAAATAATTTTGAAAAAATTTGAAGAAGTAATGGAAGCTGAGCCGGAAATGGTGCAGGCAGATGCATAG
- a CDS encoding PTS sugar transporter subunit IIC: protein MELWQAMVLGGFYWFSFLGFFPHSINLLFYQPLTASLLVGLVMGDVPTAMIVGATIQPMFLGQTQAGWVITNDNSAAGIITASVVIASGMDIESAMAVAVAVGLVMSQLTNVRMTVGSFWNALTDKFIKNRQYNKLWLSTIIYPSLFKIVLYWIPMSLVLYFGASNIGFFVDGLPEWLQNGLGALASLMPIVGLCIVASSIGKKGYMPFFIGGFVFAAYSGLSGIGIAVAAVMLAWFDFRCQNKGEHLSINLKSTVSESAILGKEI, encoded by the coding sequence ATGGAGTTGTGGCAGGCGATGGTACTTGGCGGATTTTATTGGTTCAGTTTCCTGGGCTTTTTTCCGCATTCAATTAACTTATTGTTTTATCAACCGTTAACTGCATCTTTGTTGGTGGGACTTGTGATGGGAGATGTTCCCACGGCGATGATTGTTGGTGCTACGATTCAGCCAATGTTTTTGGGACAGACGCAGGCCGGGTGGGTGATTACGAATGATAATTCGGCGGCAGGAATCATTACGGCATCTGTAGTTATTGCTTCCGGTATGGATATTGAGTCTGCAATGGCAGTAGCGGTGGCTGTAGGGCTTGTGATGAGTCAGCTGACCAATGTACGTATGACCGTGGGTTCCTTTTGGAATGCTTTGACGGATAAATTCATTAAAAATAGACAGTACAATAAATTGTGGCTCTCCACAATTATTTATCCTTCTTTATTTAAGATAGTGTTGTACTGGATTCCCATGAGTCTGGTACTCTACTTTGGTGCCAGCAACATTGGCTTTTTTGTGGATGGTTTGCCTGAATGGTTACAAAATGGACTGGGTGCATTGGCGTCTCTCATGCCGATTGTGGGGTTATGCATTGTGGCGTCATCCATTGGAAAGAAAGGCTACATGCCATTTTTTATCGGTGGATTTGTGTTTGCAGCCTATTCAGGGCTCAGCGGTATCGGGATTGCAGTAGCAGCAGTGATGTTAGCGTGGTTTGATTTCCGCTGCCAAAATAAAGGAGAACATCTGTCCATCAACTTGAAGAGCACAGTCTCAGAATCTGCAATTCTCGGAAAAGAGATTTAA